One genomic region from Vannielia litorea encodes:
- a CDS encoding DUF2798 domain-containing protein, translated as MSARRREDLLNALLLSALISLVFSGLFSALDLGLTPGWPAAWARDFAFGWPIGTALSLFLGPPIRRLSAWLTQAQSGPH; from the coding sequence ATGTCTGCCCGCCGAAGAGAAGACCTGCTGAACGCCTTGCTGCTTTCCGCCCTGATCAGCCTCGTCTTCTCGGGCCTGTTCTCCGCGCTCGACCTCGGCCTCACCCCGGGCTGGCCCGCCGCATGGGCGCGCGACTTCGCCTTCGGCTGGCCCATCGGCACCGCCCTGAGCCTCTTCCTCGGCCCCCCGATCCGCCGCCTCTCCGCCTGGCTCACGCAGGCACAGTCCGGACCGCACTAA
- a CDS encoding glucose 1-dehydrogenase: MRLTGKRAIVTGGGSGFGAGIAAKFAAEGAEVLVTDINAEAAADIAAEIGGRALAMDVASLADWEACVAEAGPVDILVNNAGVTHLPAPMEEVSEEDFDRVAAINMKSIYLSARTVIAGMKARGSGAVLNIASTAGLSPRPKLNWYNASKGWVITATKAMAVELAPAGVRVNALCPVAGETPLLASFMGEDTPEMRAKFLSTIPLGRFSTPEDLGAAAAFLCSDEAGMITGTALEVDGGRCI, encoded by the coding sequence ATGAGACTCACCGGCAAACGCGCCATCGTCACCGGCGGCGGCTCGGGCTTCGGCGCGGGCATTGCAGCCAAGTTCGCCGCAGAGGGCGCCGAGGTGCTGGTGACCGACATCAACGCCGAGGCCGCCGCCGACATCGCCGCAGAAATCGGCGGGCGCGCCCTCGCGATGGATGTCGCCAGCCTCGCCGATTGGGAGGCCTGCGTGGCCGAGGCCGGCCCTGTCGATATCCTCGTCAACAACGCCGGCGTCACCCACCTTCCGGCTCCGATGGAAGAAGTCTCGGAGGAGGATTTCGACCGCGTCGCCGCGATCAACATGAAGTCCATCTACCTCTCCGCCCGCACCGTCATCGCCGGGATGAAGGCGCGCGGCTCCGGTGCGGTGCTCAACATCGCCTCCACCGCCGGCCTCTCCCCGCGCCCCAAGCTCAACTGGTACAACGCCTCCAAGGGTTGGGTCATCACCGCCACCAAGGCGATGGCCGTCGAGCTGGCCCCTGCAGGCGTCCGCGTCAACGCCCTCTGTCCGGTGGCCGGTGAAACCCCACTGCTCGCCAGCTTCATGGGGGAAGACACCCCCGAGATGCGCGCCAAGTTCCTTTCCACCATCCCGCTCGGGCGTTTTTCCACCCCCGAAGACCTCGGCGCAGCCGCCGCCTTCCTCTGCTCCGACGAGGCGGGCATGATCACCGGCACCGCGCTGGAGGTCGATGGCGGGCGCTGCATCTGA
- a CDS encoding ABC transporter permease: MKLPAQLLIGATLTAFFAAAALLSLVWTPHSVLDLAISNKLAAPSATHLLGTDHLGRDLTSMLMAGARTSIAVALVAVSIGLCIGVPLGLTAAASRGSLLDEVIMRANDLTFAFPSLVIAILITATFGPSAFNAILAIGIFNIPVFARVARGAALGVWQREFILAARVAGKSRTRISAEHILPNIASLLIVQATIQFSLGILAEAGLSYVGLGAQPPTPSWGRMLADAQTFFYGTPRLAMAPAFCITAMVLGLNLMGDGLRDMLDPRLRRAVQ, from the coding sequence ATGAAACTCCCCGCCCAACTCCTCATCGGTGCCACCCTCACCGCCTTCTTCGCCGCCGCCGCGCTCCTCTCCCTCGTCTGGACGCCCCACTCCGTCCTCGACCTCGCGATCTCCAACAAGCTCGCGGCCCCCTCCGCCACCCACCTCCTCGGCACCGATCACCTCGGGCGCGACCTCACCTCCATGCTCATGGCCGGCGCACGCACCTCCATCGCCGTCGCCCTCGTCGCCGTCTCCATCGGCCTCTGTATCGGCGTCCCCCTCGGCCTCACCGCCGCCGCCTCCCGAGGCTCGCTGCTCGACGAGGTCATCATGCGCGCCAACGACCTCACTTTCGCCTTCCCCTCCCTCGTCATCGCCATCCTGATCACCGCCACCTTCGGCCCCTCCGCGTTCAACGCCATCCTCGCCATCGGCATCTTCAACATTCCGGTCTTCGCCCGCGTCGCCCGTGGCGCGGCGCTCGGCGTCTGGCAGCGCGAGTTCATCCTCGCCGCCCGCGTGGCGGGCAAATCCCGCACCCGGATCAGCGCCGAGCACATCCTGCCCAACATCGCTAGCCTGCTCATCGTGCAGGCCACCATCCAGTTCTCCCTCGGCATCCTCGCCGAGGCCGGCCTCTCCTACGTCGGCCTCGGGGCGCAACCGCCCACGCCCTCTTGGGGCCGGATGCTCGCCGACGCGCAAACCTTCTTTTACGGCACCCCGCGCCTTGCCATGGCGCCCGCCTTCTGCATCACCGCCATGGTCCTCGGCCTGAACCTCATGGGCGATGGGCTGCGTGACATGCTCGACCCCCGCCTGCGCAGGGCCGTGCAATGA
- a CDS encoding ABC transporter ATP-binding protein — MIDLRSLCLAIHGKPILREVSFSLPEGRILGLVGESGSGKSMTALSIMGLLPHGSETTGAACLDGEDLTKAPERRLCTIRGNEIGMIFQEPMTALNPMQTIGAQVAETLRIHGAASRFEAAQIAREKLDRVGLSAIPATRYPHELSGGQRQRVCIAMAIALRPRLLIADEPTTALDVTTQAQILDLLRSLVREEGMALLLITHDLAVVADMADEIAVMKEGRVVEHGPTAQILRNRTHPYTQALFEASGHQPDRAATRVEETPLLSVQNAIRDYPTRKGPFRAVNKVSFTLRQGESLGLVGESGCGKSTLTRAILGLDPLQGGAIALDGQPVTPQMGFDLRRRLQVVFQDPYGSFNPRHRVSRLVSEPFHLTGTPPDLRARISEALLAVGLHPDDAHKYPHQFSGGQRQRIAIARALITHPELIVLDEAVSALDVQVRARILDLLARLQAERRLSYLFISHDLSVVRNVTDRVLVMKAGEIVEQGPTEQVFTQPKHPYTRALIAAAPVLAA, encoded by the coding sequence ATGATCGACCTTCGCAGCCTCTGCCTCGCCATCCACGGCAAGCCCATCCTGCGCGAGGTGTCCTTCTCTCTGCCTGAGGGCCGCATCCTCGGCCTCGTCGGCGAGTCCGGTTCCGGCAAGAGCATGACCGCCCTCTCGATCATGGGCCTGCTCCCGCACGGGTCTGAAACCACCGGAGCCGCCTGCCTCGACGGGGAAGACCTGACGAAGGCCCCCGAACGCCGCCTCTGCACCATCCGCGGCAACGAGATCGGCATGATCTTTCAGGAGCCGATGACCGCACTCAACCCGATGCAGACCATCGGCGCCCAGGTGGCCGAAACCCTCCGCATCCACGGCGCCGCCTCCCGCTTCGAGGCCGCGCAGATCGCCCGCGAAAAGCTCGACCGCGTCGGCCTCTCGGCCATCCCCGCCACCCGCTACCCGCACGAACTCTCCGGCGGCCAGCGCCAACGGGTCTGCATCGCCATGGCCATCGCGCTCCGCCCCCGCCTGCTGATCGCCGACGAGCCCACCACGGCGCTCGACGTCACCACCCAGGCCCAGATCCTCGACCTCCTGCGCAGCCTCGTCCGCGAGGAGGGCATGGCGCTCCTGCTCATCACCCACGACCTCGCCGTGGTCGCCGACATGGCCGATGAGATCGCGGTGATGAAAGAGGGCAGGGTGGTCGAGCACGGCCCCACCGCGCAGATCCTGCGCAACCGCACGCACCCCTACACGCAGGCGCTCTTCGAAGCCTCCGGCCACCAGCCCGACCGCGCCGCCACCCGCGTCGAGGAAACCCCGCTTCTCAGCGTCCAGAACGCCATCCGCGACTACCCCACCCGCAAGGGCCCTTTCCGCGCAGTGAACAAGGTCAGCTTCACCCTGCGCCAAGGCGAGTCCCTCGGCCTCGTCGGCGAGTCCGGCTGCGGCAAGTCCACCCTCACGCGCGCCATCCTCGGCCTCGACCCGCTGCAAGGCGGCGCAATCGCGCTCGACGGCCAGCCCGTCACGCCACAGATGGGCTTCGATCTCCGGCGCCGCCTGCAAGTGGTGTTTCAAGACCCCTACGGCAGCTTCAACCCGCGCCACCGTGTCTCCCGCCTCGTCTCCGAACCCTTCCACCTCACCGGCACCCCGCCTGACCTGCGCGCCCGCATCTCCGAAGCCCTGCTCGCCGTAGGCCTCCACCCCGACGACGCCCACAAATACCCGCACCAGTTCTCCGGCGGTCAACGCCAACGCATCGCCATCGCCCGGGCCCTGATCACCCACCCCGAGCTGATCGTGCTCGACGAGGCCGTCTCCGCGCTCGACGTCCAGGTCCGCGCCCGCATCCTCGACCTTTTGGCCCGCCTTCAAGCCGAGCGCCGCCTCAGCTACCTCTTCATCAGCCACGACCTTTCCGTGGTCCGCAACGTGACCGACCGGGTGCTGGTGATGAAGGCGGGCGAGATCGTGGAGCAGGGCCCGACCGAACAGGTCTTCACCCAACCGAAGCATCCCTACACACGCGCCCTCATCGCCGCCGCGCCCGTGCTCGCCGCATAG
- a CDS encoding NUDIX hydrolase, whose translation MTRWRPLPRIRVLAIGLAWRGRQMLAAEVRNDAGRLKGVRPPGGGVEFGESWEDALRREWAEEFGLEVTVSGPPVVLENIYSHEGEPGHEVVFAAPITLPPCPLLEAESAEVREDNGLPFTVRWFDFDALDGSGPALYPAGLKPLVAPPEG comes from the coding sequence ATGACCCGCTGGCGCCCCCTCCCCCGCATCCGAGTTCTGGCCATCGGCCTCGCCTGGCGCGGGCGCCAAATGCTGGCGGCTGAGGTGCGCAACGATGCTGGACGGCTGAAGGGCGTGCGCCCGCCCGGCGGCGGCGTGGAGTTTGGCGAAAGCTGGGAAGACGCGCTGCGGCGCGAATGGGCCGAGGAGTTTGGGCTGGAGGTAACGGTGAGCGGCCCGCCGGTGGTGCTGGAGAACATCTACAGCCACGAGGGCGAACCGGGGCATGAGGTGGTCTTTGCCGCGCCCATCACCCTGCCGCCCTGCCCGCTTCTGGAGGCCGAGTCGGCAGAGGTGCGGGAGGACAATGGCCTGCCCTTCACCGTCCGCTGGTTTGACTTCGATGCGCTGGATGGGTCCGGCCCGGCGCTCTATCCAGCGGGGCTGAAGCCGTTGGTTGCGCCGCCCGAGGGGTAG
- a CDS encoding SDR family NAD(P)-dependent oxidoreductase: MTDIFPNRFAGRKAIITGGASGIGLAAALRMQAEGATVTVWDVNEAALAAAEAEGLTPGLVDVTNPEGTEAAMQAAATAMGGLDILVCSAGITGPNVPTWEYPLDDWHAVTNLNFHGVFYCNRVAAPLMKAAGYGRIVNIASVAGKEGNPNAPAYSATKAAVIGLTKSLGKELADTAVTVNCIAPAAVESPIFDQMTPEFIAFMKSKIPMGRFGTTDEIAAMICWLASPEASFTTGACFDQSGGRATF, from the coding sequence ATGACTGACATTTTCCCGAACCGCTTCGCAGGCCGCAAAGCCATCATCACCGGCGGTGCCTCCGGCATCGGGCTCGCCGCCGCGCTGCGGATGCAGGCAGAAGGGGCCACCGTCACCGTCTGGGACGTGAACGAAGCCGCCCTCGCCGCCGCCGAGGCGGAGGGCCTGACCCCCGGCTTGGTCGATGTAACCAACCCGGAAGGCACCGAAGCCGCCATGCAGGCCGCCGCCACGGCGATGGGCGGCCTCGACATCCTCGTCTGTTCCGCCGGCATCACCGGCCCCAACGTGCCCACCTGGGAGTACCCGCTGGACGATTGGCACGCCGTCACCAACCTCAACTTCCACGGCGTCTTCTACTGCAACCGTGTAGCCGCCCCTTTGATGAAGGCGGCAGGCTATGGCCGCATCGTCAACATCGCCTCCGTCGCGGGCAAGGAGGGCAATCCGAATGCCCCCGCCTATTCCGCCACCAAGGCCGCCGTCATCGGCCTCACCAAATCGCTCGGCAAGGAGCTGGCCGACACGGCGGTGACGGTCAACTGCATCGCTCCCGCCGCCGTCGAGTCCCCCATTTTCGACCAGATGACGCCCGAGTTCATCGCCTTCATGAAGTCCAAGATCCCGATGGGCCGCTTCGGGACGACCGATGAGATCGCCGCCATGATTTGCTGGCTCGCCTCGCCCGAGGCCAGCTTCACCACCGGTGCCTGCTTCGACCAGTCCGGCGGGCGTGCGACGTTCTGA
- a CDS encoding 2-isopropylmalate synthase produces the protein MTDANRVLIFDTTLRDGEQSPGATMSHAEKLEIASLLDEMGVDIIEAGFPIASEGDFAAVSEIARAAQNATICGLARANFKDIDRCWEAVKHAKSPRIHTFIGTSPLHRQIPNLTQDEMADRIHETVTHARNLCDNVQWSPMDATRTEFDYLCRVIEIAIKAGATTINIPDTVGYTAPRESAELIRRLIAEIPGAGDVVFATHCHNDLGMATANSLAAVEAGARQVECTINGLGERAGNTALEEVVMAVKTRHDIMPFTTGVDTTKIMHISRRVATVSGFAVQPNKAIVGKNAFAHESGIHQDGMLKNPENFEIMRPEDVGLSATNLVMGKHSGRAALRSKLAELGYEMGDNQLKDVFVRFKELADRKKEVFDDDLVALMRDASTDPADEYLKVKFLRVVCGTQAPQSADITLTVAGEDQQATAQGDGPVDAAFNAVKAIYPHNARLQLYQVHAVTEGTDAQATVTVRMEEDGVLATGEAADTDTVVASAKAYVTALNRLRVRKEKLGGKDTREVSYKDAG, from the coding sequence ATGACCGACGCAAACCGCGTATTGATCTTTGACACCACCCTGCGCGATGGCGAGCAATCGCCCGGCGCGACCATGAGCCATGCCGAGAAGCTGGAGATTGCCAGCCTGCTCGACGAGATGGGCGTGGATATCATCGAAGCGGGTTTCCCGATTGCCTCCGAGGGCGATTTTGCCGCCGTCAGCGAGATTGCCCGCGCCGCGCAGAACGCCACGATCTGTGGCCTCGCCCGCGCCAACTTCAAGGATATCGACCGCTGCTGGGAGGCGGTGAAACACGCCAAATCCCCGCGCATTCACACCTTCATCGGCACCTCGCCGCTGCACCGGCAGATCCCGAACCTGACGCAGGACGAGATGGCCGACCGCATCCACGAGACGGTGACCCACGCCCGCAACCTCTGCGACAACGTGCAATGGTCGCCGATGGACGCGACCCGCACCGAGTTCGACTACCTCTGCCGGGTGATCGAGATCGCCATCAAGGCGGGCGCGACCACCATCAACATCCCCGACACCGTCGGTTACACCGCCCCGCGCGAGAGCGCCGAGCTGATCCGGCGGCTGATTGCCGAGATCCCCGGGGCGGGCGATGTGGTGTTTGCCACGCACTGCCACAACGATCTGGGCATGGCGACGGCCAACAGCCTCGCCGCCGTCGAGGCGGGCGCGCGGCAGGTGGAATGCACCATCAACGGCCTCGGCGAGCGCGCGGGCAACACCGCGCTCGAAGAGGTGGTGATGGCGGTGAAGACGCGCCATGACATCATGCCCTTCACCACCGGCGTCGACACCACCAAGATCATGCATATCTCCCGCCGCGTCGCGACCGTCAGCGGCTTCGCGGTGCAGCCCAACAAGGCCATCGTCGGCAAGAACGCTTTTGCCCACGAGTCCGGGATCCATCAGGACGGGATGCTGAAGAACCCCGAGAACTTCGAGATCATGCGCCCCGAAGACGTGGGTCTCAGCGCCACCAATCTGGTGATGGGCAAGCACTCGGGCCGCGCGGCCCTGCGCTCCAAGCTGGCCGAGCTGGGCTACGAGATGGGCGACAACCAGCTGAAAGACGTGTTCGTGCGCTTCAAGGAGCTGGCCGACCGCAAGAAAGAGGTCTTCGACGACGATCTGGTGGCGCTGATGCGCGATGCCAGCACCGATCCGGCGGATGAATACCTGAAGGTGAAGTTCCTTCGCGTGGTCTGCGGCACGCAAGCGCCGCAATCGGCCGATATCACCCTGACCGTGGCGGGCGAGGACCAGCAGGCGACCGCGCAGGGCGACGGCCCGGTGGATGCGGCCTTCAACGCGGTGAAAGCGATCTACCCGCACAACGCCCGGCTGCAGCTCTACCAGGTGCACGCCGTGACCGAAGGCACCGACGCGCAGGCCACGGTGACCGTTCGGATGGAGGAAGACGGCGTGCTGGCCACCGGCGAGGCGGCGGATACCGACACGGTCGTGGCCTCCGCCAAGGCCTACGTTACGGCGCTGAACCGCCTGCGGGTCCGCAAGGAAAAGCTCGGCGGGAAAGATACTCGCGAGGTCAGCTACAAGGATGCGGGCTGA
- a CDS encoding aldehyde dehydrogenase family protein: MTDITAGWFDPSEYLIGGHWHDAPATLPIEDPSTGQEIGAIARCSAREVSGAVAAAQTALDGEWGSLTAAERGRILLRLSRLIEERTEALAVLESRDVGKPLTQARADARALARYMEFYGGAADKITGQTIPYLDGYTVYTLREPHGVTGHIIPWNYPMQIIGRSVGAALAMGNACVLKPAEEACLTALAFARLAQEAGLPSGALNVIPGLGEEAGAALSAHPGVRHLSFTGSAGVGTLIQQAAATNIVPVTLELGGKSPQLVFADADLDAALPFLLSAGLQNAGQTCSASSRILVERPLWEETMARMAEAYAKLKAAPALEDANLGPLISARQKQIVQGYLSRDEGLQLLAEGTVSDSAPKNGHYVAPRLYATTDPHHILAQEEVFGPVQVMIPFDSEEEAIAIANGTGYGLVASVWSASGARQMRLAKRLRAGQVFLNNYGAGGGVELPFGGVGRSGHGREKGFEALYGFSTLKTVAAKHD; the protein is encoded by the coding sequence ATGACAGACATCACCGCAGGCTGGTTCGACCCGTCCGAGTACCTCATCGGCGGCCACTGGCACGACGCCCCCGCCACGCTCCCCATCGAAGACCCGTCCACCGGCCAGGAGATCGGCGCCATTGCCCGCTGCAGTGCCCGCGAGGTTTCCGGTGCCGTCGCCGCCGCGCAAACCGCGCTCGATGGCGAATGGGGCAGCCTCACCGCCGCCGAGCGCGGCCGCATCCTCCTCCGTCTCTCCCGCCTGATCGAAGAGCGCACCGAGGCCCTCGCCGTCCTCGAATCCCGCGATGTCGGCAAGCCGCTCACCCAGGCCCGCGCCGACGCCCGCGCGCTCGCCCGCTACATGGAATTCTACGGCGGCGCGGCCGACAAGATCACCGGCCAGACCATCCCCTATCTCGACGGCTACACCGTCTACACCCTGCGCGAGCCGCACGGGGTGACCGGCCACATCATCCCTTGGAACTACCCGATGCAGATCATCGGCCGCTCGGTCGGTGCCGCGCTGGCGATGGGCAACGCCTGCGTGCTGAAACCGGCGGAAGAGGCCTGCCTCACCGCGCTCGCCTTCGCCCGCCTCGCGCAGGAGGCCGGCCTGCCCTCCGGCGCCCTCAACGTCATCCCCGGCCTGGGCGAAGAGGCCGGTGCCGCGCTCTCCGCGCATCCCGGAGTGCGTCACCTCAGCTTCACCGGCTCCGCAGGCGTCGGCACCCTGATCCAGCAGGCGGCGGCCACCAATATCGTGCCCGTCACCCTCGAACTCGGCGGCAAATCCCCCCAGCTCGTCTTCGCCGATGCCGACCTCGACGCCGCCTTGCCGTTCCTGCTCTCCGCCGGGCTGCAGAACGCCGGGCAAACCTGCTCCGCCTCCTCCCGCATCCTCGTCGAGCGTCCGCTCTGGGAGGAGACGATGGCCCGCATGGCCGAGGCCTATGCCAAGCTCAAGGCCGCCCCCGCGCTGGAAGATGCCAACCTCGGCCCGCTCATCTCCGCTCGGCAAAAGCAGATCGTGCAGGGCTACCTCTCGCGCGATGAGGGGCTGCAACTACTGGCCGAGGGCACCGTTTCCGATAGCGCCCCGAAAAACGGCCACTACGTCGCCCCCCGCCTCTACGCCACGACGGACCCACACCACATCCTCGCGCAGGAGGAGGTCTTCGGCCCGGTGCAGGTGATGATCCCCTTCGACAGCGAAGAGGAGGCCATCGCCATCGCCAACGGCACCGGCTACGGCCTTGTCGCCTCGGTCTGGTCCGCCAGTGGCGCCCGCCAGATGCGCCTCGCCAAACGCCTCCGCGCAGGCCAGGTCTTCCTCAACAACTACGGGGCAGGGGGCGGGGTCGAGCTGCCATTCGGCGGCGTCGGCCGATCGGGCCACGGGCGCGAAAAGGGCTTCGAGGCCCTGTACGGATTCTCAACTCTCAAGACGGTGGCCGCCAAGCATGACTGA
- a CDS encoding ABC transporter permease: MARYLASRLISLALSLVAASVVIFFMLEVIPGDPAAFMLGLNAQPETVAALRTELGLDGTTPERYLRWITGLVQGDMGVSYTYRVPVEGLIADRLAVSAPLAAYALVLSTLLAIPVGLVAAAFRGRAADYGIMGLTQLGIAVPNFWFGMLLVLAFAITIPLFPAGGFPGWEAGLWPGLKALTLPAVALALPQASILARVMRSALIEVLGQDFIRTARAKGLTRAQALTRHALRNALVPVLTILGLQFSFLLAGAIIIENVFYLPGLGRLIFQAITQRDLIVVESAVMLLVFAVICVTFLTDIAYGLADPRLRRRR, translated from the coding sequence ATGGCCCGCTACCTCGCCTCTCGGCTGATCTCTCTCGCCCTCTCGCTCGTCGCAGCCAGCGTGGTGATCTTCTTCATGCTCGAGGTCATCCCCGGCGATCCGGCGGCCTTCATGCTCGGCCTCAACGCCCAGCCCGAAACCGTGGCGGCGCTGCGCACCGAGCTGGGCCTCGATGGCACCACACCCGAGCGCTACCTGCGCTGGATCACCGGGCTGGTTCAGGGCGACATGGGGGTATCCTACACCTACCGCGTGCCGGTGGAGGGCCTCATTGCCGACCGTCTGGCCGTCTCGGCCCCGCTTGCCGCCTATGCGCTGGTGCTCTCCACCCTGCTGGCCATCCCGGTCGGGCTGGTGGCCGCCGCCTTCCGAGGCCGCGCGGCGGATTACGGCATCATGGGGCTGACGCAACTGGGCATCGCCGTGCCCAACTTCTGGTTCGGCATGCTGCTGGTGCTCGCCTTCGCCATCACCATCCCGCTCTTTCCCGCCGGCGGCTTTCCGGGGTGGGAGGCTGGCCTCTGGCCCGGCCTCAAGGCGCTGACCCTCCCCGCTGTCGCCCTGGCCCTGCCGCAGGCCTCCATCCTCGCCCGCGTCATGCGCTCGGCGCTGATCGAGGTGCTCGGGCAGGATTTCATCCGCACCGCCCGCGCCAAGGGCCTCACCCGCGCTCAGGCCCTCACCCGGCACGCGCTGCGCAACGCGCTGGTGCCGGTGCTGACCATTCTCGGCCTGCAATTCTCCTTCCTTCTGGCGGGCGCGATCATCATCGAAAACGTCTTCTACCTCCCCGGCCTCGGGCGGCTGATCTTTCAGGCCATCACCCAGCGCGACCTGATCGTGGTGGAAAGCGCGGTGATGCTGCTGGTCTTCGCGGTGATTTGCGTGACCTTCCTGACCGACATCGCCTACGGCCTGGCGGACCCAAGGCTGAGGAGGCGGCGGTAA
- a CDS encoding aminopeptidase P family protein, translating to MTDRPAFYRFENGEKAPLPFPAAEYDARLAKLRGVMAEQGIEVALFTSMAGIAYYSGFLYCSFGRPYGLVVTAESSTVISAGIDAGQPWRRCHGDALTYTDWARDNFWRAVAYVAGTGRVLGFEGDHMTVQQREAMESYLAPVSVDISVPVMQLRMIKSAAEIALIREGARVADLGGEAIRAAIAEGVREIDVAMAGRDAMEAEIARAFPDAEYRDTWVWFQSGLNTDGAHNPVTARRLERGDILSLNTFPMISGYYTALERTLFLGEVNDASLGYWKANVEAHELGMALLKPGARCGTVTAALNAFFAERDQLKYRSFGYGHSFGVLSHYYGREAGLELREDIDTVLEPGMVISMEPMLTVPEGMPGAGGYREHDILVITEDGAENITGFPYGPERNVIAG from the coding sequence ATGACAGATCGTCCCGCATTCTACCGCTTCGAGAACGGCGAAAAGGCGCCCCTGCCCTTCCCGGCCGCCGAGTATGACGCGCGGCTCGCCAAGCTGCGCGGGGTGATGGCCGAGCAGGGCATCGAGGTGGCGCTCTTCACCTCGATGGCGGGCATCGCCTACTACTCGGGGTTTCTCTACTGCAGCTTTGGGCGACCCTACGGGCTGGTGGTGACGGCAGAAAGCTCCACCGTGATCAGCGCGGGCATCGACGCGGGCCAGCCCTGGCGGCGCTGCCACGGCGATGCGCTGACCTACACCGACTGGGCGCGCGACAACTTCTGGCGGGCGGTGGCCTATGTGGCGGGCACGGGCCGCGTGCTGGGCTTCGAGGGCGACCACATGACGGTGCAGCAGCGCGAAGCGATGGAAAGCTATCTGGCGCCTGTCTCAGTGGATATCTCGGTGCCGGTGATGCAGCTGCGAATGATCAAGAGTGCGGCGGAGATCGCCCTGATCCGCGAGGGTGCGCGTGTGGCGGACCTCGGCGGCGAGGCGATCCGCGCGGCGATTGCCGAGGGCGTGCGCGAGATCGACGTGGCAATGGCCGGGCGCGATGCGATGGAGGCCGAGATCGCGCGGGCCTTTCCGGATGCGGAATATCGCGACACTTGGGTCTGGTTCCAGTCGGGGCTGAACACGGACGGGGCGCACAACCCGGTGACGGCGCGGCGACTGGAGCGGGGCGACATCCTGAGCCTCAACACCTTTCCGATGATCTCGGGCTATTACACCGCGCTGGAACGCACGCTGTTTCTGGGCGAGGTGAATGACGCCTCGCTGGGCTATTGGAAGGCCAATGTGGAAGCCCATGAGCTGGGGATGGCGCTGCTGAAGCCGGGCGCGCGCTGCGGCACGGTGACGGCGGCGCTCAACGCCTTCTTCGCCGAGCGCGACCAGCTGAAGTATCGCAGCTTCGGTTACGGCCACTCCTTCGGCGTGCTCAGCCACTACTACGGGCGCGAGGCGGGGCTGGAGCTGCGGGAGGATATCGACACGGTGCTGGAGCCGGGCATGGTGATCTCGATGGAGCCGATGCTGACGGTGCCGGAGGGGATGCCGGGTGCGGGCGGGTATCGCGAGCACGATATTCTGGTGATTACCGAGGACGGGGCGGAGAACATCACCGGCTTTCCTTACGGGCCGGAGAGGAACGTGATCGCGGGGTAG